One Marasmius oreades isolate 03SP1 chromosome 7, whole genome shotgun sequence genomic window, CGACGACAGAACGCACGGTGATATTAGCAGAGTTCGGTTCAAACGTGGACGTCCAAACTCTGTTGCAACACCTGGATCAGTATGCAATTGGGGCTGAGATGCCACTGGTATGCTTTCTTTCGGTGAACCAGATAGCAACTAAGCATTACTGAGTTAAATCTCCCGGTTCCTAGATcagttcctcttcatctccgtCCAATATCCCGGTAAGGTTGAAACTTCCATCGTATTAACTTCTGATAAATTCATGAGGCGTGAATCAGTGTATGCTTTGCGAACGACACACAGAATCAGGCGATTACTTTCGTCGTACCATCGCTGAGAGGTTGCACTTCCATTTGAATAGGAAGCGGCTGGATTTCCTTGCCCCTGTGGCTGTTATATATGGGATCATTGACGATTCTCAACTTGAGCGGACCTTACGGGAGGCTGGCAATAGTGCATCAACAAGGAAGTTCCTCGCGGACCATGCGAGTGTAACCCCGTTCTATCAACAGCTGCTACAGATTGTTTTGCGGGAGCTTGCGCGCCACAGTTAGAGTGAGTTGCTGGTGCAAATAGAGTCGCGCAGTGAGGTTTTCTTGTTACGTTACTTCCACTAGTCAAAGTATAGGGGAACATCAGGTTTCATCGTCTATTATAATGCTGGACATGGGTATGGTGTTGTACAAATTGTGTGGCGACAGATTGGTCCCTGCGATATAAAGATACATGTAAGTACAGAGACTTTATGATGGTGGCTGCCAGCCAGTGCTGGGTATTGCAGACCGGCTTTCCGCAGCTGCAGGGGCAGCAATTGCAGCAGGTATTACAGCGGGTGGCCGAGGGGAATTATGCACAGATGCATTCGCACCAGTGGTAGTGGCAGATGTCGAATTCAATTCCGCGTCTGATGTGATCTTCAAAAAACCGGCTTGAACAAGAAAATCCCAGACTCTCGCTGTTTTGCTGACATCCaccttgaccaaatcgcgTGCTTCTCTTCGCCGCAGCTTTCCACCACGACGAGCATATTCTCGCACGAGGGTCTCCTTGATAACCAGATACGGTTTCGGTAGTATCCGAAGCTGAGAACAGAGTGTTTGCTCTCCCGGCGTGAGAAGGTGGAGTGACGGACTGTTGGCGAGGTTAAGTGGGGCAGCTACGATACAATTATAAGCTTCAAAAAGTCTAAAAAGAAGTTTTCAACATACGTGGTCGGCGTATTGGGGCTCCGAAAGCCGATGAACTCCCCGGAAGATTTGGTGTGTTTTCACGTTCGTGGCTCTTCCTATCGTCGAAGTCTCCAGCTGCAAGACTGGAGCGTCGAGGATCAGGTCCAGAAGATTGCCTTCCAGCCGCACGATGTTGTAGCCTATCTGACACATGATACTCCTTAGACACCGCTTTTGCTTGTGTCTGTCGCAATAAAGGCCGTCAATGAAAAGCACCGGTGTCGGGGAAACAAAATCTCACTCTTTTCGCGGCATCAATCTCGTGCTTTTCGATATCCGCGGCAGTAACCAGACCGACTCTACGATACTCCTGCAGTTCCTTTATCCGTTTACGGAGAAGTGCCTCGTCTACAAAGAAAGGTCCATGAATTCTCGGACGACGATCATGAATTTGACTTACACAAGATATCGGAAGTGAACACTTCGTAGTCCTCGGCGGTCTGTAAACGTGCGAAGGGTCGCAGTCGATGTAATAATTCTCTCTCTTCGCGAGGTCGTTTCTTGTCGGCCGCTTGCATCTGATTGCAAAATAGGTCACCCATAGGAAACCCTCGACCGAGCAAGGCACAAACCTTCTTATACTCCAGTAGACCACGATCAAACATAACGACTTTGGCTTCATGCCGCTTCTGAAGGCGTTGAAAATACATCTCAAGTAGTGTAAGCTTGAAAGCGAGTGATTCTGGCGTTTCGATCGGTGGCGGTTGAGTAACTTCATCCCCTGCTTCGTCTTCATTTCCTTCGCCACTAGCCGTCGCGTCATCCGATTTCGTgggtttctctttctttacctCCAGGCTGttagaggaggaggagcggTAAACACCCGCAATGCCATTCAACATTCCGTTAGGAAGGCCCTTTCCGGATGTCTGGGTGATACCACGTCGCTCTTCCTCCCAGCGCACCCGAGCCTTTACGTCCAGATCGTTGGGGTCCTCGGGCATGGCATCTCCACCATACTGTAGACATACTCCGAATTCAAGGTCTTTGACTAAATCCTCAACATCATTATCAAGTTCGTGCTCGAATTCCAACCGACCGGGGAAGAATCCGGATATTTCGTGGATTCCAGGCAGGGAAACAGGAGTAGGCTTCTGCGGAGGTATGACGGCTGCGTTTATTTCTGCTATACGCCGGCGTTTGCGTTCTTGGAATTCAGCGGGATCTATATCGAAGTACTTGTCCATGGGCTGTTGTCCGGATTTAGTCGACAGAGTAAAGCACGGAATGGCGGAAAGCAAGCCGCACGCACGGGGATGGGCCAATTCGCTGATTCAATATAGGTTGAGATGTAATGCGATTCCACTTCCTCCTTTGTCCTTGTTCCGACAACTTCAGCTATCTTCTTCCAATTTCCGAATCCCTGCGTTGCAATTCCTTTAATCAAGAGTAGTTCTCTGTAGATGACGCGTCAAAGGTGGGTCCGAAGAAGTCATTCCAAGATCAGTAGCTCACTCATCTGCCCCCCAATCTTCCGTAAAGATGGGGTATGAGTTGATTTCCTGGAACGAAGGGTATTGGCCACTGTCGGATGTGTGGCACGATTGGACGTACAATGACCCGATAGGCATGGCCGCGTTTATGGTTCCCAAACTCCTTCCCTGCACAGAAACAGCTTGGACATATATCCACTCCGTCTCCGGTCTCGCAAACTGGGTCGGCGCACTTGATACGGATTGTATGTGTGAGGTCGCATGCACACGAATCGCACTGGTACAAGTCGCCAGGCTCATTAACAACTAGAGACAAGCCATGGCGCGtttagagatgaaaaggAGGAGGAATGCGAGGCATACTTGGGATGTCATCCGCCTTGTTCTGGGGTTTTCGTTGTGTTATCGTCATCGCAAGAGGGTGAAGTCGTTTGCGACTGTTTGTTTTGCTCTTAGACCCCAAGTGAAGCTCCTGAAGAACCTCTACACCTCGTTTGCGGCTTCAAGTCTTCCCAAGTACGACACGGAGGGCGGGTGACAAAACTATTTGTACTTATTTGCCCGCTCTTGCCTCTCAATATTACGTACATGAATCGTCCTCAGCAAGTGGACTATGTTAAAACGTTTCCGCTGTTCACTCCGTGATTTGGGCAAGTAACTCCTCAATGATTGTGATATCATTCGGAATACCAACGTTTTGCAAGTACTCATCGTTCCTAGGATTTGATTAAGAAAGCTTCACACTAGGAAGTGAAAAACACCCACCAGAACTATCGTATCACAACGGGGACGAGATTCAGCCAACTAAGTGACGCGACAGAGATGTTATACACACCTTAGAGTAGTGTCTGGTCCCAGAGTCACATCTACGGGAGCGTCAGCTATAAGGTAACAAGATGGATTCAGATTCAAGACGTACAAAATCGTGACTATGACTTGACCTTCCTTCCAACCCATCTTCTGAGCGAGCTTTACGCTTGCGACAAGGTTGCATGCGCTGCTCGATCCAAGGAAAAGGCCGTCATGTTTGACAAGGTATCGAGACATGCTGACTGCCTCTGCATCCGTTATCCTGGAAACAAATAAAGGCCGTGAGCGTACATTGAAAACATTTATACACACCGGTATGCTTCATCGATGATGGGGAGAGCCAGATCGATGTTGTTGGTTATTCTATTGATTCCACTTGGGGGAGGGAAAAATTAAATTAGTGTAAAAACTATTCGAGTCAGTCACTTACATTCCTTCAACGACAGTGTCTACTTGATGTCGTCTTTTTTTGCCTTCGCTCTCTTTGTAGTCGAACATCACTCCGTATTTGACCTATTGACCTTGATCAGTCGGATTTTCAGGGTAGAATTGACGGCTTATCTACCTTGTTGTATAATCCGCTTCCCTCTGGATCAGCAAGAACTACCTGAACGGCTTCATTCTTCGACTTGACAAAACGCCCAATACCGGCGATAGTCCCACCAGTACCTGTTTCTCTAGTAAGCACGATACACCAAAAGGATGTAAGAAAACGACGTGCCGGCACCACTCACAAAGGCATGTAAATGGCCATTCACCTGCCTCCAAATTTCTGGACCAGTACCTTCAAAGTGAGCGTCGTGATTACTTCGATTCTgaggtcatcatcatcatcaattATCAAGACCAAAATAATGCGATGAATGTTAGCAGGAACAAGAACAAACCTCGAACTGATCAGCAAAAAACCCTCTCGGTTTGTAAGGACGATAATCGGGAATCTCGGATTCTACGTCCTGGTCCACTGTTTCGTCGGAGATGGTCGAAACGACCACAGAAGAGGACGGTGTCGGTAAAAGGTGTGGTTTGGAGCTTGGAAGGAGTTTTCCGAAGGAGATTGCGCGTTCTTTGGCAAGGTTCACATACTGCTCATCGTTCAGTCTAGCTGAGAGAACTTTCGCAAGGAATTTAGACCACGTACTTGCTTCTTGTCTACTATACTTGCTGGGCGAACGCGTTCCACCTCAGCTCCGAGGGCAAGTAGAGCTTTGACTTTTTCTTGTGCAACATCGTCTGGCATGATGATTGCTGACAGGGAGGTGGTTGATTGACAAGCAGAGTAATCAATGAGAGGTGAAACATACTGGCATCGTAGCCTCTAAGGTGGGTCAAGTAATCACTTCATTCGGGTGAAAGACGGAAACCCACCTGGCGCGGGCTATCGTGGCAATAGAGATTCCAGTTGAACCAACCGTTCCTTCGAAGATTCGAGACCCAGTATGAGGTCGCAAAAGTCCCTGAGCTTCTGCATCCTCTATCACTGATGTAAAAGTTTGTCAACGTAtcgtgaaggagaaaaaaaatCTGTACTGCGTAGAGCCACACGATCCTTCACGCTACCTCCGGGATTAAGAAACTAAACAGGTACATTCGGCATTGATCAGACCATAACGCGATTGAAACGGAGCTGACCTCTGCTTTTCCGTAAATTTCCACACCTAGAGCATTACTCAAGGAGTTGATGCGAATCAAAGGTGTATTTCCTGTAAACAATCTGCGACTGCGACAACACATAGTCAGTGAAAATGCCCACCTATAAGACCGGTAACTCCGGAAAGGACTTCATCGCTGCGCAGCTCGATTGGCCGTGGTTCGAATTGTaaggtttcttcttcttctcttcgtgTTCGATAGTACGATATTGCCGAACTTGAGGAAAGGGATAGCGAAATTCCCAAAATTATGCCATAGAATACGGTGCGGAATGGTGATTGTGTTGGCGGTCGAAGCCAGGGTAAGATTTTATCGCTGAGCCATTGCACTGACAGCAACATTTCGCGGGACTTGCGGTCGTCGATGACGGACGCGACGTTCGACGATAACGGTCACGGGCAAGCGAGAACGAGGTGGGATCGGAGTGGTACAGTGGCAACAACCCTGCTCCAGCAAAAGCCCGTGAAATCACGTTATGGTGATGCGATTCGATCCACTATATAAAGCTATCAGCAACTGGCAAAGATATTTTGATTcccttctcttttcttcgACAAATGGCCCAAGTAAGACAGGATTTCTTTAAGCAAAAGAGTTTTGCGGTTGTTGGGGCATCGAAAGATCAAGCTAAATACGGGACGAAAGTTTGTACTTGGACTGTTCTCTCTTCATCGAGGTAAATAATCTCTGCTTTCGTCTTTAGGTTCTACAATGGTATAAGACTCGAAATCTCGACGTTACACCCATTCATCCGGTACGACTACATGTCTGTTCACCCGATCGCTCAGATGCTGAAGGAATTAAAAGGTTCAAACCGAACTGGAGGGAATCAAGGCTATTAAATCCGTTGAGGAGCTCAGTGCACCGTCAGAGACATCGATTAGTATCATCACACCACCTCCTGTGAGTATCCTCCATTCATTCGGCGATTTATGAGCTCACCattgtcgtaggttactttGGGAATCCTGAAAAAGGCCAAGGAATTGTCTGTTCCTTCCATATGGCTGCAGCCTGGAGCCGAGGATGCTTCGGTTGTCGATTTCATTGATAAAAACGGCTTGAAGGATAAGGTGGTGTACGGCGGCCCCTGCATTTTGATCGAAGGGGACAGTTTGCGCGCTCGAAGCTCCCTGTAACTTATTTCTAGGCTTTTTATGCATGTATATGTATGATATATTGAAGCAGTAGTGAACCATGTTGAGGAAGTGGCAATCAGCAAGCTATCAGCGCGCTTTTGGAGTCTGCCTAGGGGAGACGAGTGGCAAGAGCTATTTTTTGACGCAACCAGTTCATTCGAGAAATCATTTTTCTATACCCAAAATACACCACATATAAATATATGACCAGTACCAACACTAAAAGTCTCTTCATTCATTCTCCGAATTAACGAGGTCCGTTAACGCAGTTCCATTCGAGGTAGACGTTCAATCCAAAGCAACGGTAGCTGTCAGCGTTCCTCTTCTTGTCAGCCGGTGAAAGTTGTGAAGCGGCGGTACACCCGTATATAACGTCGTCAGTACCATCGACGGCATGAGAAAGCTCGTGGAGGATGATGCCTCCGCGGCTGGACATGGTAGAGTCATAGCTATGAGCTGAAAAGAACGTCAGTAGGGAAACAAAGATGTAGGTAGCTCAAAGGCTTACTGTCGCAGACGCTTGGTGTGGTACCTGCTTGGAAGAAAAGTTCACAGACGTAAATCTGAACATATGTGTGAGATAATAGATTTGGGGCTTTAGAGGTGGTCAAGCGGGGAACATACGGGGGTATCAGAACCGCCGACGACGGTGTAAGCAATCACTCCTGGATTTCCATTACAGTAGGAGTTGGCATCTTGATGATCTTGTTGGCAGAAGATCCTGTGATAGAGCGTTTAATGATTTGTATTGAAGGAAAACTGACTGTTACTGCTCACCCACGATCTCCGACTTGATCTCCTGCGATCTGGAAACAACGCAAAGCACATCAGCAACGTCGGGAGATACTTGGAATTATGACTTGATTACATACCCTATCAAGGTTGTACCAGATATCGTCTGGGTTATTGCCACCGAAATTGGTATTCCAACGAGGACCATTGGGGTTGTTCCTGATGTCTGAAGCAGCACCTCCGGCAAGAGATCTCGCGTATTTCAGCGAGTCCGTGATGATCTGCTGCTTTCCCCCGTCAGAGCATGTCGGGTTGGATACAAACGCGCTTGGGCCTGAGCTGAAGAGAGGGTGGAAGGAAAGCTCGTCGGTGACCTTGACATCGACAGAATTGGTGATaacaacgatcggagcatcGTTGGGTGCTGACTGGAACGTGGTGGAGCGGGAGGCAACCGAAAAAGAGGTCCCGGGCGCGAAGGACGAGAAgtcgtagatcgaagcaataGTGTGGTTCACCGCGACGGATTGACTCGCTGGAATGTTCACGAATAGGGATTCGTGTGAGAAATCGTACGACGCCTGTGGAGAATGCGGAATTAGCACAACAAAGATCAGAATGATGAGGTAGGATGCTAACATGGGCGCCGGCAAATGGAACCTCCTTTCCTTCGGACGACTTGATAACGAAGGACTGGGTAGCGGACGCGTCGAGGACGTTGTTCACTCCAAGAACACGTAAGTCTTGTTTTGTGGGGTTGGTGACAATTGCAGTGATAACAATGTCTTCAACTGTCTTTACAGAGGACTCGACGGCTTTCAAAGAGATTGCTAAATCTCCCTGGTTAAGAGCGAAGGTAACCTTAGTGAAGGCGGTgagaagaaggaaagctgACGGACGAAACATCTTCTGAGTCGAGTCTTGTGAAGGCTGTGAGGGGTTTTCTGAGCCTGCTTTTATAGACCTTAACTGGACTGTTGATCGGATGATATCCATTTCCATCTTGAAGAAGCTAGAACCATGTGCGGGTAGCAGAGTATTACGGAGGCGTGTGGTCAACTTGCGGTCGTCAGCACGGCGCTGAGTTGGTCATGATGTTGAATTATCCGGATATTTCGAGGATAAGATTGAAACCTTCCATCAAACGTTGCGACCTAAAAGAAAGTGAGTTTCGGGCTGTTCCAGGCACATGGAGGTGGGCACTTGAGTTCGCACAATGTCGATGAATTTGATCCGGTGATAGCCCTTCCATTGCGTGAGATCCTGTTATTAACCTAGAGCAAAGGATAGTCCTTTCGCGAAGCGGCTGAAATATCGACATAGAACTTGAAGGTCAGTCCATAAGGATTGTGGCGGTTTCAACCGCTCACTCACCACAAGCTTTCAGCATCCTCCATTCGACTTGAATTGTATGAAGTGATTGGGAAGGATGTTTCAACTTCATCTGGATTGATGTGTAACGCATGGTCGTTGATACAggttttttctctcttttcctGGTGACCATCCAATGATATTCATCTCTCATACACTCAATACATTGGTATCCATCGTCCACACTTGTCGCATATATTCACCCTGTACACACGTAGATAAATGCATCAGTTCGGACGGTGTGCGGTATAAGCGCACACAGCGCTCGCACCCACCCACTACCAGTTGAAAGTATAATTGTCCTGTCGTTGTGCTGTTGTATTCCTTGAAGTTGGAAGATGGGAGCTACTTGAGATGCGTTGTAAAAGCCGAAGGACCTCACCGTGGCTGTGCTGTTCCTCTGCAACTACACATCCTGTCACAGCCACGTGCGGGCCTCACTCTGCCGTTCCCACGTACAGTGTACACTACATATTTAGCAGTCCCAAATCAATGAACTTTCCCGTCTGACCCGATCCACACCCTTGGCTGGACCTTCCTGGATTCAATCTAGAACTCGATGATTGCAGCCTATTCATTAGTGAAACTCGGCTTTCGACCGGTATCACCTCAGAGGCTTGGCAAATATTCGAACTTGGTCACGGTCCGAACCTCAGGCTGTCTGCCAGCAGTTGATTGTTTTCAGTAGAATCTCTGCATCGAGATCTTGATGACTTGAGGAACTCTAGTGGCCCATCATGCACCTAAGTTATTCAGCTCTCTGTTGTTGATTGATCATAATACATGCACCACTAAGAACGAAAAGAACCGACATATCCAATGTGAGGCAGATTCAAGGATGAGTAACCTGCTTTGGCGTTTCGTGACTCACATAATCTCTTTCATTCTAGAGTGAAACAATGGGTACTTGCTCGTTTCTTGATGTGGACCATAACGCAGGTGGACGTTCAAACCGAAGCAACGGTTCTGTCAGCCGGTGAGAGTCGTGAAGAGGCGGTACCGTAGGTTATATCAGGTATCCTATCTGTTGTTTCCTCCAAAGTTGGTAT contains:
- a CDS encoding uncharacterized protein (MEROPS:MER0001399) codes for the protein MSSRGGIILHELSHAVDGTDDVIYGCTAASQLSPADKKRNADSYRCFGLNVYLEWNCVNGPR